A stretch of Oncorhynchus mykiss isolate Arlee chromosome 26, USDA_OmykA_1.1, whole genome shotgun sequence DNA encodes these proteins:
- the LOC110506398 gene encoding 7-dehydrocholesterol reductase has translation MSSAVAMEATRRRQRLSSNWGVSETTEEPAGQWGRAWEVDWFSLSAVILLLCTAPFLVFFFVMVCDQYQCSVSQPLVELYSGEATLRSIWEKAPSFTWTAAQIYTVWVSFQVVLYMCVPDITHKFLPGYAGGVQDGARTPAGLINKYEINGLQSWLITHALWYANAQYFHWFSPTIIFDNWIPLLWCTNILGYVVSTFAFVKAYLFPTNAEDCKFTGNVFYNYMMGIEFNPRIGKWFDFKLFFNGRPGIVAWTLINLSYAAKQQELYGYVTNSMILVNVLQAIYVLDFFWNEAWYLKTIDICHDHFGWYLGWGDCVWLPFLYTLQGLYLVYNPVQLSTAHAAAVLLLGLVGYYVFRSTNHQKDLFRRTEGKCSVWGKKPTFIECAYRSGDGGLHHSKLMTSGFWGVARHLNYTGDLMGSLAYCAACGFGHIHPYFYIVYMTILLVHRCVRDEHRCSSKYGKDWKRYTDAVPYRLLPGIF, from the exons ATGTCTTCTGCAGTGGCCATGGAGGCCACCCGGAGGCGCCAGAGGCTCAGCTCTAACTGGGGGGTGTCTGAGACAACAGAGGAACCTGCAGGGCAGTGGGGAAGAGCATG GGAGGTGGACTGGTTCTCTCTGAGCGCTGTGATCCTGCTGCTGTGCACAGCCCCCTTCCTTGTGTTCTTCTTCGTCATGGTGTGTGACCAATACCAGTGCTCGGTCAGCCAGCCCCTGGTAGAGCTCTACAGTGGAGAGGCCACCCTGCGCTCCATCTGGGAAAAGGCCCCCTCCTTCACCTGGACCGCTGCTCAGATCTACACCGTCTGGGTCTCTTTCCAG GTGGTGCTCTACATGTGTGTTCCTGATATCACTCATAAGTTCCTGCCTGGCTATGCTGGTGGGGTTCAGGATGGAGCTCGCACCCCAGCAG GCCTCATAAACAAGTATGAGATCAACGGTTTACAGTCGTGGCTAATCACCCATGCCCTATGGTATGCCAACGCTCAATACTTCCACTGGTTTTCCCCCACCATAATCTTCGACAACTGGATCCCACTGCTGTGGTGCACCAACATACTGGGCTATGTTGTGTCCACCTTTGCCTTTGTCAAGGCCTACCTCTTCCCCACCAATGCCGAGGACTG CAAATTCACAGGCAACGTCTTCTATAACTACATGATGGGCATTGAGTTCAATCCCCGCATCGGGAAATGGTTCGACTTCAAGCTCTTCTTCAACGGGAGACCTGGTATTGTTGCCTGGACTCTAATCAACCTCTCCTATGCAGCCAAACAGCAGGAGCTCTATGGCTATGTGACTAACTCTATGATCCTGGTTAATGTGCTGCAG GCAATCTATGTTCTCGACTTCTTCTGGAATGAGGCATGGTACCTGAAGACGATTGACATCTGCCATGACCACTTTGGCTGGTACCTGGGCTGGGGAGACTGTGTGTGGCTGCCCTTCCTCTACACGCTGCAG GGCCTGTACCTGGTGTACAACCCAGTCCAGCTCTCCACAGCCCAtgctgctgctgtcctcctcttGGGTCTGGTGGGTTACTACGTCTTCCGCTCCACCAACCACCAGAAGGACCTGTTCCGCCGTACCGAGGGGAAGTGCTCCGTCTGGGGCAAGAAGCCCACCTTCATTGAGTGTGCCTACCGCTCGGGTGACGGCGGCCTGCACCACAGCAAGCTCATGACCTCCGGCTTCTGGGGCGTGGCACGCCACCTCAACTACACGGGCGACCTGATGGGCTCGCTGGCCTACTGTGCAGCCTGCGGCTTCGGCCACATTCATCCCTACTTCTACATCGTCTACATGACCATCCTGCTGGTGCACCGCTGTGTGAGAGACGAGCATCGCTGCAGCAGCAAGTACGGCAAAGACTGGAAGCGCTACACGGATGCAGTTCCCTATCGCCTGCTGCCTGGGATCTTCTAG